The Arachis ipaensis cultivar K30076 chromosome B10, Araip1.1, whole genome shotgun sequence DNA window TCAAATTTAGGTGTAAGTCTGAATGACCTTTGGTCTGTCCTGCTGCTTAGATGCTTGTTTCGCTTCTCGTCCTCTTTGTTCGAGGTGGGCTTTTCTGCTTTTCGCAGTGCTCGGAGCTCTTCAATCTCGATTTAGGTTGTTGCCTTTTCTCGGAATTCAAATAAGGTTTTTGGTTTTGCGATGACTATGGTCTTGGAATTTCCCAGGACGGAGGCTGCTTTTTAAGGCGTGAAGGTGGACTTTTGGTTATGTAGTCCTTCAAGCTTTCATGTGGCCCCTGCTTTATAGTGCTCAGGTAGTTGGAGTTGTGCACGTATATCTTGGATGCTGCGAAATGGTTGACGAACTTGTTGGCCAGCTCATCGAAGTTGGAAATGGAGCCTTCAGGGAGGTTGGAGAACCAGATCAGGGCGGCTCCATCTAGGAAGGTGGGGAAGGTACGACATAGGATTGGGTCGGATTCTTTGTTCATGAACATCATCGTATAGAACTTGGTGACGTGGATATTTGGGTCTCCTATTCCCACAAAGGGCTTCAGGGTCGTCAGTAGGGTAAAGTTTTTAGGCATCTAGAAGCTCATGATCTCCTTCGAAAAGGGGTTAGTCCTTTTGGTAGTTGTTTTTGGGGGAGTGGGTATGACATGTTTAGCCTCCGACGTGTGTTCATCGTGGTCGTCCTTATTTTTGGCATCCTTATGCTCTCTTCATTTGCTATGACTGTGCTGCCTTTGGCGTAAGAGTTTGACCATTCTTTGGTTCTCGACCCTTAGGGTCTCGTTGATGACCATCAGTTCGGCTGGATTATGGTTTGAGGGAGCGTGGCTATGTTTGTCAGCCATGTGTTGTGACTTGCAAAAAAGATGAGAAAGCACAGaaggtaattttcaaaaaattgtgGGGTTAGAAGAtctcggccccacggtgggcgccaaatgttcctaTGTGAATAAAGGTCTCCGAGGTATAGCTCGTTCTGCTGTTGCTCGAACTTGCTTCCCTTGGGCTAAAAAGGAAGAACGTCGTCTTGTAAGAACGGCGGCGTTGCGCACCTGCAaagggactccaacgctcaagtaagtAAGAGTGTGAGAGTATTCAGAGTCAAAATGGAATGGATTACGTACCTGTGACTTTATTGGTCACTCGTTTATATTGAGTTTGTGTATGACAGTTATCCGTATCATTTGTTATCGATTTTGTGGAGTCTCCTAATAGTGCTTCGATTTATGGGAGTTTAGTGATTAAGGTTGGAGAGATTTTCGGGGAGCTTATCTCCTTTGGTGGAATCTGGTTCCGAAATTGCCGTGGTGGGCCAGAATTTAGGTAACTGATCAGTCATCATAATTAACAGTTTAACACTAACTATATCTTTTTATGCtgaattttaaaaactaaatcccACAATATGGTAAAGCTACTTTACAAATTATAAAACTTTTTAAATAAGTcgcaatttgaaattttcaatttttttgttaaactattaatttattaatcaattttagaacaaaaaagtaaaagatgaaaacaaatataaatcaaatgaCGCACTGACTGGTTTTTCAATCTCGCCCTTTATTTAGATATAGTAGTTGCGTGTAATCGTGCTGTATGTATGTTCATTAACCTTTGAATTCTTTGCATTATTGTTATTTTGTTTAGTATAAGGAATCATGTTAAAGTAATTCTTGCACATGTTACTCCAATTGTTGCGACCATAGTTATTTATCTTTGACATATGTTCTGTAATAGGAAAGCAAGTAAGAGATGTGAATTGTTACGTTGAAGCTCTTTAGGCTCTTGGCTAATGAGATCATTTCACTGCTTTAGTAATTAACATCAATAAATAATTTGTATAAGTATACTCGCTTTCTTCATTTTTGAAATCAATATATGCATTCATCAAGTGCATCAAAGGGCAACTGTATATAATGGTCAAAGACTCTTtttaaataatttcaaaaaaaattaagtaCCCACTGAGAGCTAAATATTGACGACCAAGACCATCTAAATAAAATTTACGCCTAGTATAATAATATTAGGTGTTACATGAAACAAGTTATTATTgctattaattgttgcgacaattaataaatgttaaataaggcaagttctgattgtttttttttttgtctccctaacATTACCCTTAAAAAATAGTTAATCAACATCAATAATTCCGTCGTCATCACTCATGAGAATATATAAGAATCACCATTTGGGCTTAATCTTTGTCCTGTTATAAGCTCAAGAATTTAGTATTTATTTGCTGTACTACTCTTTATTTTCGTTTATTGAGGATCAAGAATTTGTTAATTATCTAAAAAATTAATGTTTAATGCTActtgaaaactgttttaatttttaatactaCTTGAAAACTCTTTATATGCATGTTATGTTATGCATAACATGCATgtatacaagaaaaaaaaaaaaagccttgGACAAACTCAACCATAGTTATAAGCTAAAGTTAATATAATAACCACAAAAAACTACAAAATCAACAATGCAAGAAGTCAAGAACGATAATAGAAAGTGCAAATTAAACTTATAATACATATTAGCCAATTATTATATTCTTACATGTTGGTATATATGATAGGGTACTAACATGTTTTATTTAGTAAGAGTAATAAAAAAGAAACGATATACTTGCACcattttttatacatttttttttctacgaaaaataaaaaatataatgtaTAAAAAAGGTAAAAACTCACATGTAATTATATTCGTGTGAAGTTGagagttaaaaattattagatgataatttaatcaAACTTATTAGATTATCTAAtgattctcaactatcaacttcacacgAATACAACTACACAAAAGTTTTCACCGTAAATAAAAAAGTGGTGCATATAATATTGGTGGTAATAATTAACTAGTAAGGGCGATGAGCGTGAATGTTTCCTGGAGGACTATATAGACAGGCAAAAAAGATGAAATCCTTTTTCCACTTCATTTCAGCGCACCCAATTTCAGTAGTGTCTTTCCAAACAACCTGAACGTAGCATTCACAATCACCACCAATGCACGAGTTGGATTCATGGTCGTAGTGTGCTTTCTCTGCCACCCAACGCGCCGTCGCCACTTTTCCCGTAAACTTTTCGGGTCCCACATGCCACGCGAGATTATGGCCGTACTTATGGGACTCCGATGGCCTTGGTTTTCCTTCGAGGTGATCTATGATGTGTTTTTTCAAAAATTCGTGAGCTTTTTTTTCTAGGTTTTCATCCCACGTTAATGGAGGAACCCCAACGCTTGCTCGTGCAGCGTTGTGGCCGTGCAAATACTGTTGTTGATACTCTGGCGACTCAGCTAATATGCAAAATGGTAATAATAATATGCTTACATAACTTATTATTATTACCATCTTCATCCtcattttattgttttctgcCAATGTTTCACAAAAAAATTAGACAACTTTTTGGGGTTGGATATGTATAATCTATTTATATTATATCATAGTTGCCTTTTGATGTTCTTGAATACATGTATTGGTTTAATTACTAGATGATCGAgaaagaaataatataaaatattagtTATCAATCAGATCAGCAGAATGATTAAGTATAATCGATGACTCTTGGATTCTGATCTTTCATAATAGCATGAGGTCAAATTAAAACAGCTTGTAAATGGCCGAATCAAATAATATAAACATaatttctctaaaaaaaaaactatttttattgCTAAAAATTGCATCATGTATGTGTGATTTAACTTGGTATAAATCTTTAATTTAACCCCTCCCCcttctccctctttctctctctacatGGTTAAGTGATAATGATCATTAGGCCTAATTAACAAGTCAAAACTATATATGTACAATTTCACATATATATTAACTACAATTTATCAAATTAAATAGAGTCGTATAATCAATGATCCTTGGTTCTGATCTTTCATAATAACTTGGGGTCAAATTAAAAAAGCTTGTAAACATCTTAATCAAATGATGTAGGAACAAGGAGAAATAGTAGATTAAGTATATTAATTAGTTAACTATAAAAAGAGAATACAAATTTTATATTGTTTAGGATATATAGTAAATTTGTGTTATGTATTAATTTTACTTTGTATTAATTTTACTTTATCTAAGTCGTAAAGGCTTTTTTTTATTAGTATAAATAATTTATGTTTAGTTTTGAAANNNNNNNNNNNNNNNNNNNNNNNNNNNNNNNNNNNNNNGTGTAGGCTGAATCAAATGACTCATCGAACCTAACAAGTAATTATTATATGCTTCTCAACCTTCATTTATATAGTTGAGAATTACTTTTTGTAACTGTTAGGTTTTATTACCATAGTTATTTGTTAAATTCGATCAGAAATAATTCCAAATTATTTATGCACATCTGTTTATTTTGTATCATACGAACAAAGGAAAAATATTtaagagataataaaaattcATCTAAATTAGTTTAAAGTtattgtattttatctttattaattatttttaaaataaatatataatattaaatataataaatatctaatttgaaatattaaatatataaaattgtaGATATTAAGTCAAATAAAATAAGTTTAgattttttttcataatattactCATAAGATGTATACACCTAGAAGATATAAGATACATACTACGTATATTAAATACCTACTAATTGTTTAATTGCTGCATAGATTCAGCTTTTCATCTGAGTCGCACTAAGGTCCGTAATCTTTCCACATAGTTGTAATAGTTCTATACACATTATTTATTTTTGACTTCTGTTCTATAGAAAACTTAAAGGTGTGTTTAGTAAACGGGTTGGGAAAGAGAGAAGTATGAGCCTTTTAAAAGTTTTACTCTTATCTTTAGcaatttttatctttttgaaTGCATAAATGATTTTAtaattgttaattatttttgaaaaattaggtgaatttttttttatcaactctaccttttatttttttctataaaaagAATATTAGTAACTATTACCTTTACAGTAATTCTTTGTAGTTCTTCCTACTTCTTCATAGTTCTTCGtttcaatttttttatcaaaatcgttcaaatttgtttcaatcactaataaattaaatattttaattttttattatttttagtactcattttcatattttaatttttatgtttttattatattttttatttatatgataaatttttttatattatttatgtagtatttttttttatttatatgataaatattttttttatattatttttgttggttttctAATTTTGCatgtatattaaaaaaattatttaaattgatgtcccttttaataatttttcatctcaaagtgattttaaataatataatctaaacaacgtttattttactataatcaattttgatataaaaattgcTAAACATAAACTACGTTAACAAacttactttttatcaaaattaattttataaaatcaatttGATGCAAACTCCTATCTACAAAttataatccaaacacacacttagtTAACACATCCGCATGTAACTTCTTGGAATCCATAGATTTTATCATTAATCCCTTTCTCACTTATGCATTTGTGAATggcataataatatatatataaatcactAAACAAGTTATTGTTAATATAGTTCCTCAAAGtgctaatattattttatttaatttaatgtctataattttatatatttttttatacattttattttttaattattaatattaaatttataattttaaaaataaaaatataaaaaaatttcttaaattgaataaaaaagtGGCTGAACAGACACATTAATACCTGTTGAGTCGCTAATACATATAATTTCTATAAAtacttattatatttaatattatttaattattctaaccgtaattaataaatacaaaataaagtaaCTGATAATTATTAAAATTGTACACGATAAAATTATTAGAATGTTTTAAGTTGATTTTCTTTTGGCTCTTAAATATTATTGTTATTTGATGTATTAATCTTTACTTTGTCAGGGTAAAAGATTTGttaattatctaaaaaatactaatGTGTAATACTAACTGCAGactgttttagtttttaattagaAGAAAAACATAACATGCATATATACAaggcaaattaaaaaaaaaaacgttcttataagctaaaattaattaataaccaCAAAAAACTACAAGATTGACAAGAACGATAATAGAAAGTGCAAATTTATAGTACATACTACATATTAAAAGAGAAATGATATTTGCATGCaccatttttataattattttctctttttcttttaacgAAAATTTAAAGGTGTATagcaaaaaatgaagaaaaaaattgGTGCATATAACATTATATTGGTTGCAATTAGCTAGAAAGGACGACTGCCTTGAACGTTTCCTTTAGGACTATAAAGACAAACAATAATGGTGCACTTGGCCATGGAGCATAGTGTTTCTGGGCATTTGGCATTAGCACATCCAACATGAGTAGTTTCTCTCCAAACAACTTGAGTGTATTCATCACACTCCTTACCACCAATACACGAGTTGGATTTATGGTCGTAGTACTCTTTTTGTGCCACCCACCTCGCTACCGCTTTTGCTGCTGTAGCGTGCTCAGCAGATTCATACTGCAACATAATATTCTGGCCGTAGATAGGTGACTTGGATGGCGGTGGTTTTCCCCGGCAGATTTGGAGGCTTTTATTCACGAACTTTTGAGctttttttttaagtttcacATCCCACTTCAGCGGAGGAACCCCAACCATTGCTCGTGCAGTGTTGTGGCCTCTCAAATACTCTTCTGGAGACTCTACCTCATTAGCTACCAAAGCTACTATGCACAATGGCAATAATATGCTTACAAAACTTATTATTATTGCCATCATAATTCTCATTTTGTTGTTCTCTGTCAATGCTTGCCAATTATCAGTCTATAATATTGTAATGAATCATGGCTATATGTacaatctatatatatatatatgaattacgGACACTTTGTTGAATTGCGGTATAAGCGTATCGGATatatttcggacacgacacttaTCGATACTTAGCTTGTTTGATATGCATGTGTACTGTGTCTAATCGTgtgtcaataaaaaataaaaaattctttttcgGATACCACATgtttggacacacttaaatatcatcacgtgtcagcgtgtccagtcttattcttaacatatattcttgaaataaatttagatatagtatatattattatttattaaaataaaaaatattttaaatatttgatataattaaaataagatattaaaaataattaaaaaattaatttatattttaatatcaataaaatatcaaaatatcattacgatttatctaaaaaatacgtgtcttataagattttaaaatttacatGTCAGAATGTTTCGTGTCGTATCGTGTCCCGTATCTATATCATTGTCGGTGCATCACCATATATATCATATAGTTGCCTTTTGATGTACTTGAATACATGTATTGATTTAATTACTAGATGATCAAGCTaagaaagaaacataaaatattaattatcaatTAGAGCAGTATAATGATTATATAATTAATGATTCTTGACTCTGATCTTTCATAATAACTTGGGGTCAAATTAATAAAAATGCTTGTAAATGATGCAGGAACAAGGAGAAATAGTAGATTAAGtatattaattagttaattataagaggtaagtattattttggtccctaacgtttaaggtcaaaattaaaatcgtttctgacaaaattttttatttagaattgtTCTTAATAttgtatttgattttaaaatcgtGTTTTTGACTTTTTACGGACAAAAATACCTTCCACCACCATCACTTTTATCACCACGTCCCTTACTCCTACTAAATACTAATAATCAGATTCAAGAACACCAACAATAACATATTATTCAAATTCAGAAACAACAAcattaaattcaacaacaaaataaacccacaacaataataaaataaaaaaataacaaattaaaatcaaaattagaagaagaagcagaagtagAAACAGAAACAAAAACATACACAGAAGCAGACGCAGAAATAGAAccggaagcagaagcagaaggcGAATCAAAAACAGTACCGAAGCAAGAAGCAGAAGGAAGTAGAAGCAGAATCGGTGAGGTGCAGCGGCATCatgttcttttcttttattttttttgattttataatttttttattagaataggggtaatttagtaataaaataaaaaattttattcgaagggacgattttaaaatcaaatataacaTTAAAgacgattctaaataaaaaattacgtcAGAGACGGTTTCAATTGTGAATCTAaatgttagggaccaaaacaatacttactcCTAATTATAATAAGGAGATACAAATTTTATATtgtttaaaatatataataaattttgtgTTATGCATTAATTTTAcactatttaaattataaagactTTATTTTTTACAAATATAAATAACAAATGTACTCTTTGATTTTAAAGTGAATGTGAGTTGAATATAATAtaaattttgtatttattttattctagacTCTTTTAGAAGTAAGAAGTCTATTTTATATCTTTAACTTGATTAACTAAAATAGATTTTCATAACAAGATTATTAACCTCGTTAAAATTGATAAATCTAAACTATATTACTATAATAGAGGTATTAATCTCACCAAAATTAATATTCTACACAACATTTTGGAATTaataatataagaaaaagaaatataaacataatttttcttaaaaaatagctATTTGTATTGCTAAAATTATATCATATATGTGTGGTTTAACTTGATATAAATGTTTGATTTAAAACCCCCTCTCTCTAACTTCATATAAATGTTTTAAGAGATATTGATCATTATTAGGCCTAATTAACAAGTCAAAACTTATGCATATACGTATAATGTCACATATTAATTACAAGGCCAATTCTATGGCATCTAATATTTGttgtctaatttttttaaataaattgtaaatatttaaattttttttaatttttatacttttaaatttaaaaataattatttaatattttttaacaattagAAATAACATTTAGGGACCTGGCAAATACCTAATTACAATTCATCAAATTAATTACAGCCTATTTGTTGGTTGCTGCATAGACTCTGCCTTTTATCTATATCTAAGTCAGCTCTAATAGTTAGTTTTATACATTCATATGATAGCATAACACATTCGCATGCAACTTTTACTCGAGGATATAAATTTTATCATCTAACTCATTCGGTCATTCCCAATTATGCATTTATCAGTGGCATAATGAAAATCACTAGGATCGGACCAGTGAACAATAAGTAATTGCTAAATAATAGTTCCTCAATTAACATCAATAATGCCATCATCATGAGAATAAGAATTtagtatttatttaatatattactCTTTACCAGtaattaataaatacaaaataaagtaaCTGATAATTATTAAATAGTACACAgtacaataaaataattttagaatgTTTTAAGTTGATTTTCTTTTGGCTCTTAAATATTATTGTTATTTGATATATTAATCTTTACTTTGTTAGGGTAAAAAATTTGTTAATTATCTAAAAATTACTAATGTGTAATACTAACTGCAGActgttttaatttctaattagAAGAAAAACATAACATGCATATATAGAAGGCAAAAAAATAACCTTAGACAAACACAACCATAGTTATAAGCTAAAATTAATAACCACATAAAACAAGTTCAACAAGAACGATAATAAAAAGTGCAAATTTATAGTACATACTACATATTAAAAGAGAAATGATATTTGCATGCAccatttatataattattttttccttttttattttacaatAATTTAAAGGTGTATAGcaaaaaatgaagagaaaaattGGTGCATATAACATTGGTTGTAATTAGCTAGAAAGGACGATGGCCTTGAACGTTTCCTTTAGGACTATAAAGACAAACAGTAACGGTGCACTTGGCAATGATGCATCCTGTTTTTGGGCATTTACCATTAGCACATCCAACATGAGTAGTTTCTCTCCAAACAACTTGAATGTATTCTTCACACTTACCACCACTACTACATAATTGAgttttactaacatttaaaaaatattaccaaatcatattaaaatattacctattttaacaaatgttaaatataTCCTATATTACTAAAAaattttactaacatttttcaaaagattTAATAACATTTAGTAAAAATATTACAATAGACATTTCTTAGTAACACTTaaagaaatgttacaatagatatattttgtaacacttaaaaaaatgttatcatag harbors:
- the LOC107621995 gene encoding pathogenesis-related protein PRB1-3-like isoform X1 codes for the protein MRIRKMVLIISFASILLPLCIVAMVANEVESPEEYLRGHNTARAMVGVPPLKWDVKLKKKAQKFVNKSLQICRGKPPPSKSPIYGQNIMLQYESAEHATAAKAVARWVAQKEYYDHKSNSCIGGKECDEYTQVVWRETTHVGCANAKCPETLCSMAKCTIIVCLYSPKGNVQGSRPF
- the LOC107621995 gene encoding pathogenesis-related protein 1B-like isoform X2; amino-acid sequence: MRIMMAIIISFVSILLPLCIVALVANEVESPEEYLRGHNTARAMVGVPPLKWDVKLKKKAQKFVNKSLQICRGKPPPSKSPIYGQNIMLQYESAEHATAAKAVARWVAQKEYYDHKSNSCIGGKECDEYTQVVWRETTHVGCANAKCPETLCSMAKCTIIVCLYSPKGNVQGSRPF